A genomic stretch from Candidatus Amarolinea dominans includes:
- a CDS encoding ABC transporter permease: protein MNNLAQAIWVEFLKARRSKMPLFTALGFAMVPLGGGFFMIVLKDPEMARRVGLISAKAQLTMGAADWPTYLRFLTLAVGAGGAFLFGLIASWVFGREYSDRTVKDLLALPTARFTIVLSKFIVIAIWSTAVTATTCLITLLIGTALKLPQVSSQVFLQSGAMVVAGACLTIALVTPIAFAASAWHGYLPPIGVMILAMVLAQLTNAAGWGEYFPWSVPALYVQGEDLGMVSYVVVILTSVAGLVGTLLWWEWADQTH, encoded by the coding sequence ATGAATAACCTCGCTCAGGCAATCTGGGTCGAATTTCTCAAAGCGCGCCGATCCAAAATGCCATTGTTTACTGCGCTTGGATTTGCGATGGTTCCGTTAGGCGGCGGATTCTTTATGATCGTCCTGAAAGATCCTGAAATGGCGCGCCGCGTTGGACTGATCAGCGCCAAAGCACAACTGACGATGGGCGCCGCCGACTGGCCAACGTATCTTCGATTTCTTACACTGGCAGTTGGAGCAGGCGGCGCCTTTCTTTTTGGTCTCATTGCCAGTTGGGTGTTCGGTCGTGAGTATTCTGACCGAACGGTAAAAGATTTGCTGGCGCTGCCGACTGCGCGATTCACCATTGTTTTGAGTAAATTCATCGTGATTGCGATTTGGTCAACCGCAGTGACTGCAACCACCTGTCTCATTACTCTCTTGATTGGCACGGCATTGAAACTTCCGCAAGTATCGTCACAGGTTTTTCTACAAAGCGGGGCTATGGTAGTTGCAGGCGCATGTTTAACCATCGCACTCGTAACGCCGATCGCGTTCGCGGCAAGCGCATGGCATGGTTATTTGCCGCCAATCGGCGTGATGATACTTGCCATGGTCCTGGCGCAACTCACCAATGCCGCCGGATGGGGAGAATACTTTCCCTGGTCTGTGCCCGCTTTGTACGTTCAAGGTGAAGACCTTGGAATGGTCAGTTATGTGGTTGTCATTCTGACCAGCGTCGCTGGACTTGTTGGCACTCTCCTCTGGTGGGAGTGGGCAGACCAAACGCATTAG
- a CDS encoding ABC transporter ATP-binding protein — MHTVIETNNLVKRYGNVTAVDDLSLRVAKGEIYAFLGLNGAGKTTTIRLLLGMVKPTSGEAHVLSTRVRVGERKPWRSVGYLVETADAYPELTVRENLEAMRRLRPGTEPQAVDRVIGQLGLHAYADRRTNTLSHGNAQRLGLAKALLHNPELIILDEPANGLDPAGIVEIRNLLIELTTKQGVTVFMSSHNLGEVSRLAKRIGIIHQGRLLQELDVDELERNRRRQLVIRTRDNQAARAVLVNAGFSADIISDGTIEMKNDMAIKRPDDIAIRLVNAGHAPTMLNVEEEDLEHYFLRLVGMEEGGAR; from the coding sequence ATGCACACGGTCATCGAAACGAACAACCTTGTGAAACGATACGGCAATGTCACCGCCGTTGATGACTTGTCTTTGCGCGTTGCCAAAGGCGAAATCTACGCGTTCCTGGGTCTTAATGGCGCAGGCAAAACAACGACGATTCGCCTGTTACTTGGAATGGTCAAACCAACATCAGGTGAAGCGCATGTGCTAAGTACGCGGGTTCGCGTTGGCGAGAGAAAACCATGGCGCTCGGTTGGATATTTGGTTGAGACTGCGGACGCCTATCCAGAACTCACCGTACGCGAAAATCTGGAAGCGATGCGGCGTCTTCGTCCTGGCACCGAACCGCAAGCGGTTGATCGCGTTATCGGACAACTGGGTTTGCACGCATATGCGGATCGACGCACGAACACGTTATCGCATGGCAATGCACAGCGTCTCGGTCTCGCTAAGGCGCTGTTGCACAATCCGGAACTCATCATCCTTGACGAACCAGCCAATGGCTTGGACCCAGCAGGGATTGTTGAAATCCGCAATCTCTTGATCGAGTTAACGACAAAACAGGGCGTTACTGTTTTCATGTCGAGTCACAATCTGGGTGAAGTGTCGCGGCTGGCGAAACGTATTGGCATTATTCATCAAGGGCGATTGTTGCAGGAACTCGATGTGGATGAACTTGAACGCAATCGGCGGCGACAACTTGTCATTCGCACACGAGATAATCAGGCGGCGCGTGCAGTGCTTGTGAATGCTGGATTCTCCGCCGATATTATTTCGGATGGGACAATCGAGATGAAGAACGATATGGCAATCAAACGACCAGATGATATTGCGATTCGACTTGTAAACGCAGGTCATGCGCCGACCATGCTCAATGTCGAAGAAGAAGACCTGGAGCATTATTTTCTGCGACTTGTCGGCATGGAGGAAGGAGGCGCAAGATGA
- a CDS encoding MBL fold metallo-hydrolase, with protein MGDSYRLKIGDFQCLVVNDGGFVGNAHMLFANAPEDELLQVLQRYGHEPDYLPSTWTCLLIKTPNNVVLVDTGFGTGSEYGGQLLPLLREEGFQPQDIDTVILTHGHADHIGGCVDGTGNVTFSEATYYMWRDEWDFWTTETTLRESSEWAASIARQKLPPLAGQLQTLDKETEIVPGIRVIAAPGHTTGHIAVEVASRGEYLLDMVDVALHPIQIEYPEWYSQLDQIPEQTVATRQAIYPRAAEQNALVLAFHFSPFPSLGHITKQDRRWKWQPLQR; from the coding sequence ATGGGGGACAGCTATCGTCTTAAAATTGGAGATTTTCAATGTTTGGTCGTCAATGACGGGGGCTTTGTCGGCAATGCCCATATGTTATTCGCCAACGCCCCAGAAGATGAACTCCTGCAAGTCCTCCAACGCTATGGTCATGAACCTGACTATTTACCTTCTACGTGGACCTGTCTGCTTATCAAAACACCGAACAATGTCGTACTGGTTGACACCGGTTTTGGAACGGGCAGCGAATACGGAGGGCAGTTATTGCCACTACTACGCGAGGAAGGCTTTCAGCCACAAGACATTGACACCGTGATTCTTACACATGGCCATGCCGACCATATTGGTGGATGTGTTGATGGCACGGGGAATGTAACATTTTCAGAGGCCACGTATTATATGTGGCGGGATGAATGGGATTTTTGGACCACAGAGACAACTCTGAGGGAGTCTTCTGAGTGGGCGGCCAGCATTGCCCGCCAGAAACTTCCGCCACTTGCCGGACAACTCCAGACGCTTGATAAAGAAACCGAGATTGTTCCTGGTATTCGGGTTATTGCTGCGCCGGGACATACCACCGGACATATAGCCGTTGAGGTTGCGTCACGTGGAGAATACCTGCTTGATATGGTTGATGTCGCCCTCCATCCAATCCAGATTGAATATCCAGAATGGTATTCTCAGCTAGACCAAATTCCTGAGCAGACAGTTGCGACCAGACAAGCCATTTATCCACGTGCAGCAGAGCAAAACGCCTTGGTCCTGGCTTTTCATTTTTCTCCGTTTCCCAGTTTAGGGCATATCACCAAGCAGGATAGAAGATGGAAATGGCAGCCTTTGCAAAGGTAA
- a CDS encoding type II toxin-antitoxin system HicA family toxin: MSTFSSVSGAQLIKALRKLGFDVIRIKGSHHFLRHADGRGTVVPVHRGETIGRGLLAQILRDCDISHEELQDEL; the protein is encoded by the coding sequence ATGAGTACGTTTTCTTCAGTCTCCGGTGCGCAACTCATCAAGGCCTTGCGCAAGTTGGGCTTCGACGTGATCCGCATCAAGGGCAGTCATCATTTCCTCCGACACGCAGATGGGCGCGGCACGGTAGTACCGGTGCATCGTGGGGAAACCATTGGACGTGGTTTACTCGCTCAAATACTGCGCGATTGCGACATTTCACATGAGGAGTTGCAGGACGAACTCTAA
- a CDS encoding type II toxin-antitoxin system HicB family antitoxin has translation MMREFSVMIEKDEDGYFVASVPALRGCHTQAKSLDVLMKRIKEAIELCLEVQEPITNEFIGIQRVAVMA, from the coding sequence ATGATGCGAGAATTCAGCGTGATGATCGAGAAGGATGAAGATGGCTACTTTGTAGCCTCCGTGCCCGCGTTACGCGGTTGTCATACCCAAGCGAAATCGTTGGATGTCCTGATGAAGCGCATCAAGGAGGCGATCGAGCTCTGCCTGGAGGTTCAGGAACCCATAACCAATGAATTCATTGGGATACAACGCGTGGCGGTCATGGCATGA